A stretch of DNA from bacterium:
TCCGGAGGGGCGCGACGCGCGTTCTCCCGGGCGAGCCAACTCAGGGCCGCGTCCAGGGGGATCTCCGTCTCGAGATAGTAGTGGGGGATCTCCCGATGCGACTTCTCCATGGCGGCGGCGATGGCCTGACGCATGAAGAGGGCCTTTTCGTCCTTCACGCATCCTCCAGGATCAGGGCGAGCGTCTTCCCCACGGGGAGCCACTCCTCGCCCGGTTGGACCAGGATCTTGTCGACGACGCCGCTGCGGAAGATCTCGATGTCCACCGCGGACTTCCGCGTCTCGATCGTCGCGATGATGTCGCCCTTCGTGACCCGGTCGCCCGCCTTGACCTTCCACTCCACGAGCTTGGCGTCCTGCATGTCGGCCCCCAGGGACGGCAGCTTGAACTCATACATGGCGCAAGACCTTTCTCGCGGCCGCGGTAATCGTTTCCGCCTGGGGGAGGGCCGCGTCTTCCAGGTGTTTGGCGTAGGGGATGGGGACCTCGACGGTGCAGACACGTTCCACCGGGGCCTTGAGCGTTGCGAAGGCGCCTTCCATCAGGCGGGCGGAGATTTCGGCCGAGAGGGACCCGCTCCGCCAGCCCTCGTCGACGACGACCGCGCGCCCGGTCTTGCGGACGGTCTTGAGGATCGACTCCGTGTCCAGGGGTCTCAAGACGCGCAGGTCCAGAACCTCCGCGGCAATCCCGTCCTTTTGAAGCGCGTCGGCCGCCGCGAGGGCCTTGAAGAGCAGGGCGCCGTAGGCGATGAGGCTCACGTCCTTTCCCTCGCGCCGGACGGCGGCGCCGGTCAAGGGCACCCGCCCCGCGTCCTCGGCGATCGCTCCGG
This window harbors:
- a CDS encoding biotin/lipoyl-containing protein, with the protein product MYEFKLPSLGADMQDAKLVEWKVKAGDRVTKGDIIATIETRKSAVDIEIFRSGVVDKILVQPGEEWLPVGKTLALILEDA